Below is a genomic region from Syngnathoides biaculeatus isolate LvHL_M chromosome 5, ASM1980259v1, whole genome shotgun sequence.
agcggcaatgaaaatgtaCATGGGCTCATGAAGGTTCCTGTGAATCCAAATAACACAAATTATGATGCAATTACAGCAGAGAATGACAACATAGAGTGCCatgaaaaacatcaaataaacaTATCTGTACTTTTCTATCTCTACGTAGCCACCAAGACTGAGCATCAGTGTTCCGTTCCATTCCATCTCGACAAAGCACAAGACAAATATGCCGCACATCCAAAACAGATCATACAAGTGTTCACCTTCCTGCCGATGAAGTGCTTGTGAGCATTCGATGCGGAGAAAGAAGTAAGAACACATCAAGCTGACGATCAGGGTGATGACAGCCTGCGATTGGTCATCAGGATGAGGAGGCGTTCTGCTTCCGCCCTCTGTTGCCTCCAAATCCTCAGAAGGCTAAAAAACAACTTGAACTTCTTTTTGAGGCCAGGAAAAACATTaagtgatgggaaaaaaaaaacccaccaccaCTTCACCCAACAATAGCTGAGGCCAGACACTTTGAATGAGGCCTCGGTGGTTGCCTTTGACTTTTGAACTTTCAAATTTGAATTCAGCTCTGAAAAAATAACCAAATGCTGTGGAGACAACTGTGATTTTAGCTAGGCGTTAACTTGTGAATATATGTCCCAATAAATCTTGCATGACAGTAGGAAGTAAAAGGCTGAAATATGCCCTCTAAAAATCTGTTCGCTATCTTAGCTAGCTTATCTGCACAAACAACTGCCAATTACtatacaatcttttttttttttataaagcttGAAAGCCTTATTCACACATACGCAAAACAATTGGCACCAAAGGGGTATCAATGGTTTCGGCTATGGCTGTACtatgtacagttgaagccagaagtttacataccctgtgcaaaaacacatttgactttttttttgtctcactgtctgaagtcaaattagaCCAAACCTCAATAATGAGGGAGAagatttcttagagaatttaattttattttcatcaaggTCAGATTTTTACATAAACAAAAATTAGCatatctttaaagaacatgaaGAAGATCCGGTGGTGAGGTCATgcctttggaagctcctgataggttagcTGACAACTGGTGAGTTAATTGACAGCAAAATTATTGGGGtggggaaggaaaccggagtgcctcgagaaaacccaggcatggggagaacacgcaaattccacacagacagTGCTGGGATTTAACCcctgctcctcagaactgtgaggctaacgctctaaccagttgtgccgcatattgtggcatttaacaaaataaaataattttggtgatcatgactgacctgaaataatgttttcactttagacagtgagacaaaaaaaaaaaaaatcaaacgagTTTTTGCACGGTGTAGCAtaatttctggcttcaactgtatgatATATATTTGTCTTTGAAAAAACCTTCTTTCGAATGACTGACATAATGGCAGTTGTCTTCATAAAGAATGGCAATATTATTGAACTTTGTGTTTCTCCCGTCGTTATGCCATTTCTGTCGGTGTTGAAGGTTAAGACGGTACTCCTTCTTTCATCTCTTCCACAATTCGGTCATCAGAAATTGTATTTGGCCCCATCTTTTGCGTAGGTAACGACCTTAACTGACCAGGAGGTTGCAGTATGATGCTTGACTTCATTGTGAGAATGTGAGTCGGTGTCAAAGGTTCAGAACATGCTGGAGCATTTCAGTTcagggtctcaaactggcggcccacGGGCCGTTTGCAGCATGACCCATGCCTTAATAAAGTGGTTAACTTGATCAAAGTAACACATGTCTTTTCCATGATCAGTGAGCAGTGGACATCTACATTTGTGTTGATCACTCTGAGGAAGGAACAGTCTCCATAGCCGATGTCACTGGCATCTGAGAAATAATTCAGCTCATATTGTTTGATGGTTTTGAAGCGCTCTGGAACGTACCATCTACTGATCGTTACTTTGGACAGGTTCTGGAGATCTTGTAGTCATACTTCCCACAGCTTTCTTAGCTCCTTTGGGAGTGTCTCATCCCACCATATTTTGTCTCAACAAAGTTGTTGCAAAATCTGCTTCCCTGTGACAATGAATGGTCCTAAGAACCCCAAGTGTTTGTAAATTGAATTTACAGTTGATATCagtccttttcttttttgttctctttGACTGCAACTCTAAGTTTAAAGTTGCGGCCATCAAAAAGAAAGAATCACTTCATAATTCTGATTTGGTTTAGTTCCTTCACCAAGAAGACGAATCgttcaaaaaagaaacaacatgaCAGAGAAGGCCTTGGTGACTCTGTTTTCGATTCGAATTGATTGATCCTCATGTCGTTGTTGTGTGTTAGAAAGCAACCACTGACACAAAACACCCATAAGGCACTTCATGGAATTCATTGTTTTTGAACGCAGCATAAGAAAGTTGACAGAGCTGGATGCAAAACACCAAATAGAAGATACGTAGTAAAATTTCCCCCTCTCTCTCACCCTCTTTCTCTCACGGCtctcccactctctctctctctctctcacacacacacaaacactttgaATAGAGAATAATTTTATAGACCAAATTATGCTTGTTTGTGTAGTAATaacacgaacaaaaaaaaaacacaaacgcaaacacacaagcacacaaagacacaaacaaatACAGGCTCACATGCAGTTTACATGGACAcggatacacacatacacacagagacATCCAAACTTCCACACGTGCACAAACATGGATGCACACGCATGAACGGCATCTTCATTCCACCtggtttttcattcattaatcaTAATTGCAACAGAACAATCTCTTGATTGGTTTCCAGATTTCTTTCATCTTCAAGCCGTAAATGATTGGATTAAACAGAGGACTGTACACCACTATTTGGAGACTCATAATCAGTCGCACAGTTTTTGGAAGCACCGACTCCAGTAGCCCGATGGCAATGTCAAAGAAAACCAAACATGAGAAGGTGATTAAAACAATCAGGTGAGGCAAACACATATCTACTGCTTTTTTCCGGACTTCTCCATGGCTATGATAGATTACAATAAATATCTTTATGTACGTGAAGAGGATGAACAGCACAGGAATAAGACCAATGTTAATTAGACTAAATAACGTCCACACAGATAGGTACATTGGTGTTGTACAATGAATCTTAATCATTGTAGTATTGCAAAAAATTCCATCCAAAttaaaatgacatattttttgtttggactGAATGATAATTGCCACCAAAAGGTGACAGGTGGACCAAAACCAGGCCAAAGCCAAAAAAAGTCTGACAGTGGTCATGCCCATAATGGTTGCATATTGCAGTGGCCTGCAGATGGACACGTACCTGTCGTAAGCCATGGCTGACAACAACATTAAATCGGAACTAGctagactgtaaaaaaaaaaaagtctggaccaAACAGCCTGTATAAGAAACGCTCTGCCGCTGAGACAAGACGTCCACAATCAGTTTGGGGTAGATCGCAGTGCTGAACACAAGCGAGTTGAGAGACAAAGAGGCAATGAAAATGTACATGGGCTCATGAAGGTTCCTGTGAATCCAAATAACACAAATTATGACGCAATTACAGCAGAGAATTACAACATAGAGTGCCatgaaaaacatcaaataaacatatctgtacttttcaatcTCCACGTAGCCGCCAAGACCGAGCACCAGTGTTCCGTTCCATTCCATCTTGAcaaagccaaacaaatatgacgcACATCCAAAATAGATCATACAAGTGTTCACCTTCCTGCTGATGAAGTGCTTGTGAGCATTCGATGCAGAGAAAGAAGTAAGAACACATCTAGCTGACAATCAGGGTGATGATAGCCTGCGATTGGTCATCAGGATGAGGAGGCATTCTGCTTCCGCCCTCTGTTGCCTCTAAATCATCAGAAGGGTAAAAAACAACTTAAGCTGTGGTGATGTaaaacattaaaggtcaagtgtcatcccgataaacattctaaaatagatattgtaatgaaaaatgcatataacagtattcacttcaatgtctatacaaaaaaaaaaaaagtatgagcggagagcgcatcatccatccgcaaagttgcaaaagtgtcattcgacgacattcAAGGGGTCACCATATTGATTGCATCCCGGACATTCGCAATTCAAAACACGCGATGGACTCTACTgagggagacgaacacgccccttctgacacggaaactcttttcaaagaagagaacaccacacaaccgagtgaagttaccggggcaatattaccctattgttttgagccatattcaaatgatatgcaatcatggccaaactgcctccccgtctgattcacttccgcggcggggatgagccatcgcagctcatcgcagccagccggtgtggctcattttcggcgttGAGGTGatttatcacggagccgagctgtgctgctttatggggttgttcatagctgccgtccgcgatgaacaacaccgtcgagccggggtgctttccggcgttgtcgtcacacgcggctgagtgtggcATTGTCAGCAGCGTTCTTccttcgctggcgaggcgaCGCAACAGATCTTCACCGACGAGCCCAACGCCGtccgatgcacacatcgacacatttagcccgcctgtcatacatacgtggatcttttgttacgttatgagagaccgattacgtggtccgcatACATATAATCATCATACATATAATCATACTAATAATCATGCATTTCAAGACAGTGGCCCATTAAGTgatgaaaaaaacccacaccacCACTTCACCCTACAATAGCACACTTGGAATGAGGCCTCAGTGGCTGCCTTTAGCTTCTGAACTTTAAAATTTGGATTCAGCCCTGAACAAAATAAACGATTGCTATCCAGACAACTCTGATTTTAACTAGGCGTTAACTTGTGAATTCATGTCCCAATAAATCCTGCATGGCAGTAGGAAGTAAAAGGCTGACGTATGCTCTCTAAAAATCTCTCCGCTATCATGGCCAGCTAATCTGCACGAACAACTCCTAAGTActgtccaatgtttttttttttttttccaataaagcTCAAAAGCACTTACATTGTGTAATACCAggtaatgatgatttttttgtcagatgTGAAGTCTCATGCATTTCTTCATCTTATCTTAGCGAGCTTATCTGCACAAACAACTGCCAACTACtgtacaatctttttttttttttataaagcttGAAAGCCCTTAATGTGGCATAATTCCAGGTAATGATGATTTTTGTCAGATGTGAAGTGTGCATTTCTTCACAtattatactatactatatacagttgaagccagaagtttacataccctgtgcaaaaacacgtttgactttttttttgtctcactgtctgaagtcaaattagactaaacctctccttttTCAGGTCAGTCAAGATCACctgaattatttaattttgttaaattgcACAATAATGCGGGAGATGATTTCTTTgagaaatttcattttattttattttcttcaaggtcaaaggtttacatacacaaaaattcGCATCTcttcaaatcagaatcagctttatctgaccaagtgtgtaaaaagaagacccaaagaatttttctccggcagacggtgctgccctggtacattatacagacatacagaacaaagaacaactaagcagcaagaacaaagaacaagagacatttccatttataggaactccatccatccatctattttctaccacttttccaggtcaggtcgcagggtaaaaagcttcagcagggatacctagacttccctttccccagccacttcttccagctcttccagagggatccggaggcattcccaagccaggcgagagacatagtctctccagcgtgtcctgagtcTTGCCCAGGGTCTCCACCACCCGGGAGGCGTCTAggaagcatccgaatcagatgccacatccacctcatctggctactctcaatgcggaggagcagcggcttgacactgagcccctcccggatgaccgagcttctcaccctatttctaagggagagcccagacaccctgtggaggaaactcattttggccccctgtatccgggatcttgttctttcggtcatgaacCAAAGCTTGTGCCCATagttgagggtaggaacatagatctctttatggaccgatacaaagttcaCATCACTACGGACACTGCACAGAGCCATAAAAAtaactaataaataaaaatattaaataaagataaaataaattgcATGGTTACTATTCTGTTTGCAGTGCTTTGTCTTGGGGGGTTCGGGAAAGTCGTTAGGGACTCATGTATATAGGGGCTAAAATCTGATTGGTTGAAGAAGTG
It encodes:
- the LOC133500393 gene encoding LOW QUALITY PROTEIN: olfactory receptor 11A1-like (The sequence of the model RefSeq protein was modified relative to this genomic sequence to represent the inferred CDS: deleted 1 base in 1 codon) codes for the protein MEWNGTLVLGLGGYVEIEKYRYVYLMFFMALYVVILCCNCVIICVIWIHRNLHEPMYIFIASLSLNSLVFSTAIYPKLIVDVLSQRQSVSYTGCLVQTFFFYSLASSDLMLLSAMAYDRYVSICRPLQYATIMGMTTVRLFLALAWFWSTCHLLVAIIIQSKQKICHFNLDGIFCNTTMIKIHCTTPMYLSVWTLFSLINIGLIPVLFILFTYIKIFIVIYHSHGEVRKKAVDMCLPHLIVLITFSCLVFFDIAIGLLESVLPKTVRLIMSLQIVVYSPLFNPIIYGLKMKEIWKPIKRLFCCNYD